In Streptomyces capitiformicae, one genomic interval encodes:
- the zapE gene encoding cell division protein ZapE — translation MSCSLARPLDSVTVSSSSATVSGIVPLSEAVPLSLCAREPHVPADRLVAEMVPPPRFDSVRFDTYIPDPNQPSQTEAVRVLSGFAAGLGGAHASGAGKRGFFGFFGKAKAPKVPTGPRGVYLDGGYGVGKTHLLASLWHATPAEPALKAFGTFVELTNLVGALGFQKTVQTLSGHRLLCIDEFELDDPGDTVLVSTLLGKLVDAGVALAATSNTLPGKLGEGRFAAADFLREIQGLSAHFRALRIDGEDYRHRGLPEAPAPYSDEVVAKTAYATEGASLDGFPQLLDHLARVHPSRYGALTDGLKAVCLTDVQPIPDQSTALRLVVLADRLYDREVPVLASGMPFDQLFSEEMLKGGYRKKYFRAISRLTALARDSKRVVEH, via the coding sequence ATGTCGTGCAGTCTGGCACGGCCTTTAGACTCGGTAACCGTGTCGTCGTCCTCCGCCACCGTGTCCGGAATCGTTCCCTTGTCCGAAGCGGTCCCGCTGTCCCTGTGCGCTCGCGAGCCGCACGTCCCCGCCGACCGGCTGGTCGCCGAGATGGTGCCGCCGCCCCGCTTCGACTCGGTCCGCTTCGATACGTACATCCCGGACCCGAACCAGCCCAGTCAGACCGAGGCCGTCCGCGTCCTGAGCGGTTTCGCGGCGGGCCTCGGCGGGGCACACGCGAGCGGCGCCGGCAAGCGCGGCTTCTTCGGCTTCTTCGGCAAGGCGAAGGCCCCCAAGGTCCCGACCGGCCCCCGCGGCGTCTACCTGGACGGCGGCTACGGCGTCGGCAAGACCCACCTGCTGGCCTCCCTCTGGCACGCGACCCCGGCCGAGCCCGCGCTCAAGGCCTTCGGCACCTTCGTGGAGCTGACGAACCTGGTCGGCGCCCTCGGCTTCCAGAAGACGGTCCAGACCCTCTCCGGGCACCGCCTCCTGTGCATCGACGAGTTCGAGCTGGACGACCCGGGCGACACCGTCCTCGTGTCGACACTGCTCGGCAAGCTCGTGGACGCGGGCGTGGCCCTGGCCGCCACCTCGAACACCCTGCCGGGCAAGCTCGGCGAGGGCCGCTTCGCGGCGGCCGACTTCCTGCGCGAGATCCAGGGTCTGTCCGCCCACTTCCGCGCCCTGCGCATCGACGGCGAGGACTACCGCCACCGCGGCCTGCCGGAGGCCCCGGCGCCGTACTCCGACGAGGTGGTCGCCAAGACGGCGTACGCCACCGAGGGCGCCTCGCTCGACGGCTTCCCGCAGTTGCTGGACCACCTCGCGCGCGTCCACCCCAGCCGGTACGGCGCCCTCACGGACGGCCTGAAGGCGGTGTGCCTGACCGACGTCCAACCGATCCCGGACCAGTCGACGGCCCTCAGGCTGGTGGTGCTCGCCGACCGGCTGTACGACCGGGAGGTGCCCGTGCTCGCCTCGGGGATGCCCTTCGACCAGTTGTTCAGCGAGGAGATGCTGAAGGGCGGCTACCGCAAGAAGTACTTCCGCGCCATCTCCCGCCTCACCGCGCTCGCCCGCGACTCCAAGCGCGTCGTGGAGCACTGA
- a CDS encoding pyrimidine reductase family protein, which translates to MRRLFPVTEETAPQSREWGLGELAVAYAYPELSPGGQEAWLRANMVSTLDGAAQHDGRSQPISSDADMRIFGTLRGLADVVVVGAETVRQEGYRPARAREAFAEARRAAGQGPAPAVAVVSASLDLDFSLPLFTSPLVPTLLLTGAAAAPDRVATAEKAGVQVVIAGDGMGVDPSRAVRALADRGLTRLLTEGGPRLLGQFVAAGVLDELCLTVSPMLTAGDAQRIAGGPSVPVPKRFELVSLLEEAGFLFGRYRRT; encoded by the coding sequence ATGCGACGCCTGTTCCCTGTGACCGAAGAGACAGCGCCCCAGAGCCGAGAGTGGGGTCTTGGTGAGCTGGCCGTGGCGTATGCCTATCCCGAGCTGTCCCCCGGCGGGCAGGAGGCGTGGTTGCGGGCCAACATGGTGTCCACGCTCGATGGGGCCGCTCAGCATGACGGGCGGTCGCAGCCGATCTCCAGCGATGCCGACATGCGGATCTTCGGTACGTTGCGGGGGCTCGCGGATGTAGTGGTCGTGGGCGCGGAAACGGTACGGCAGGAGGGTTACCGTCCGGCACGCGCGCGTGAGGCCTTCGCGGAGGCGCGCAGGGCCGCCGGACAGGGGCCCGCGCCCGCCGTGGCGGTGGTCAGCGCGAGCCTGGACCTGGACTTCTCCCTTCCGTTGTTCACCTCCCCGCTGGTCCCCACCCTGCTGCTGACCGGTGCCGCCGCGGCTCCCGACCGGGTCGCCACCGCCGAGAAGGCGGGTGTCCAGGTGGTCATCGCCGGGGACGGCATGGGTGTCGACCCGTCCCGGGCCGTACGGGCTCTCGCCGACCGGGGGCTCACCCGGCTGCTCACGGAGGGTGGCCCGCGACTGCTGGGGCAGTTCGTGGCGGCCGGCGTCCTCGACGAGCTGTGTCTGACCGTGTCGCCGATGCTCACGGCGGGGGACGCCCAGCGGATCGCCGGTGGGCCCTCGGTGCCGGTTCCCAAACGCTTCGAACTCGTGTCGCTGCTGGAGGAGGCCGGGTTCCTGTTCGGTCGTTACCGTCGTACGTGA
- a CDS encoding indole-3-glycerol phosphate synthase: protein MIEKALTSADVEFVTTLHGDEQASFHVLLQPRGNQADRLLRAIDDLALGELDEAAREGETPEGEQARDEGERALEVSLQALRGTGSSAEGRLIEDHPLDALKALVEEVDADEVLVLTDPHYVEEFFHRDWASRARHKVGVPVLKLFSHARVQGGGAS, encoded by the coding sequence ATGATCGAGAAGGCCCTGACGTCCGCGGACGTCGAGTTCGTCACCACCCTGCACGGCGACGAGCAGGCCTCTTTCCATGTGCTGCTCCAGCCGCGGGGCAACCAGGCCGACAGGCTGTTGCGGGCCATCGACGACCTCGCCCTCGGTGAGCTGGACGAGGCGGCGCGGGAGGGGGAGACGCCGGAGGGGGAGCAGGCGAGGGACGAGGGGGAGCGGGCCCTTGAGGTGTCGTTGCAGGCGTTGCGCGGGACGGGGAGCTCGGCGGAGGGGCGGTTGATCGAGGATCACCCGCTGGATGCGTTGAAGGCGTTGGTGGAGGAGGTCGACGCTGATGAGGTGCTGGTGTTGACCGATCCGCATTATGTGGAGGAGTTCTTCCATCGGGACTGGGCGTCTCGGGCTCGGCACAAGGTGGGGGTGCCGGTGTTGAAGTTGTTTTCCCACGCGCGGGTTCAAGGCGGGGGGGCGTCGTAG
- the murC gene encoding UDP-N-acetylmuramate--L-alanine ligase: MAPGLPTAMDRPHFIGIGGAGMSGIAKILAQRGAKVAGSDAKESETAEALRALGATVHIGHAAEHLADDATCVVVSSAIRADNPELARAAELGIPVVHRSDALARLMDGLRPIAVAGTHGKTTTTSMLAVSLSELGLNPSYAIGGDLDVPGSNALHGDGEIFVAEADESDRSFHKYAPEVAIVLNVELDHHANYASMDEIYESFETFAGKIVPGGTLVISADHEGARELTRRVEGVRVVTYGEREDADVRVLSVVPQGLKSQVTVVLEGQEIVFTVSVPGRHYAHNAVAALAAGVALGVPADELAPALAAYTGVKRRLQLKGEAAGVQVIDSYAHHPTEMTADLEAMRAAAGDARILVLFQPHLFSRTQELGAEMGQSLALADASVVLDIYPAREDPIPGVTSELIIDAARAAGADVTAVHDKAEAPAVIAGMAKAGDLVLTMGAGDVTDLGPQILDRLSS, encoded by the coding sequence ATGGCACCCGGCCTTCCTACCGCCATGGACCGACCGCACTTCATCGGGATCGGTGGGGCGGGGATGTCGGGGATCGCGAAGATTCTGGCGCAGCGTGGGGCCAAGGTGGCCGGGAGCGATGCCAAGGAGTCGGAGACGGCCGAGGCGCTGCGGGCGCTGGGGGCCACCGTGCACATCGGGCACGCCGCGGAGCATCTCGCCGACGACGCCACCTGTGTCGTCGTGTCGTCCGCCATCCGGGCCGACAATCCCGAACTGGCCCGCGCGGCCGAGCTGGGGATCCCCGTGGTCCACCGTTCGGACGCGCTCGCCCGGCTGATGGACGGGCTGCGCCCGATCGCCGTCGCCGGCACGCATGGCAAGACCACGACCACCTCCATGCTGGCCGTGTCCCTGAGCGAGCTGGGCCTCAACCCCTCGTACGCCATCGGCGGCGACCTCGACGTGCCCGGGTCGAACGCCCTGCACGGTGACGGCGAGATCTTCGTCGCCGAGGCGGATGAAAGCGATCGCAGCTTCCACAAGTACGCCCCCGAGGTCGCCATCGTCCTCAACGTAGAGCTGGACCATCACGCCAACTACGCCTCCATGGACGAGATCTACGAGTCCTTCGAGACGTTCGCCGGGAAGATCGTGCCGGGGGGCACGCTGGTGATCTCCGCGGATCATGAGGGTGCGCGTGAGCTGACTCGGAGGGTCGAAGGGGTTCGCGTCGTCACTTACGGTGAGCGCGAGGACGCCGACGTGCGGGTGCTGTCCGTCGTGCCGCAGGGGCTGAAGAGCCAGGTCACCGTGGTGCTGGAGGGGCAGGAGATCGTCTTCACGGTGTCCGTCCCCGGGCGGCACTACGCGCACAACGCGGTCGCCGCGCTGGCCGCCGGTGTCGCTCTCGGGGTGCCGGCCGACGAGCTGGCGCCCGCGCTGGCCGCGTACACCGGGGTGAAGCGGCGGCTGCAGCTGAAGGGCGAGGCGGCCGGCGTACAGGTCATCGACTCGTACGCGCACCACCCCACCGAGATGACGGCGGACCTGGAGGCGATGCGGGCCGCGGCCGGTGACGCGCGCATCCTGGTGCTCTTCCAGCCGCACCTCTTCTCCCGTACCCAGGAGCTGGGCGCCGAGATGGGGCAGTCCCTGGCGCTCGCGGACGCGTCCGTCGTCCTCGACATCTACCCGGCGCGTGAGGACCCGATCCCGGGTGTGACCAGTGAGCTGATCATCGACGCGGCGCGGGCGGCGGGCGCGGACGTCACGGCTGTTCACGACAAGGCGGAGGCCCCCGCCGTGATCGCGGGAATGGCGAAGGCGGGTGATCTCGTTCTCACCATGGGCGCGGGTGACGTGACGGACCTCGGCCCGCAGATCCTGGACCGTCTTTCGAGCTGA
- the msrB gene encoding peptide-methionine (R)-S-oxide reductase MsrB: protein MSYDVEKPDEQWRAELTPAEYTVLRQAGTEPAFTGEYTNTKTEGVYSCRACGAELFTSDTKFESHCGWPSFYDPKNSDAVELIEDRSYGMVRTEVRCARCGSHLGHVFEGEGYPTPTDQRYCINSISLRLTADEG from the coding sequence ATGTCGTACGACGTCGAGAAGCCGGACGAGCAGTGGCGCGCGGAGCTGACCCCGGCCGAGTACACGGTGCTGCGCCAGGCCGGCACGGAGCCCGCCTTCACCGGTGAGTACACGAACACCAAGACCGAGGGCGTCTACTCCTGTCGCGCCTGCGGTGCCGAACTCTTCACCTCGGACACGAAGTTCGAGTCGCACTGCGGCTGGCCGTCGTTCTACGACCCCAAGAACAGCGACGCGGTGGAGCTGATCGAGGACCGGTCGTACGGGATGGTGCGCACCGAGGTGCGGTGCGCCCGGTGCGGGTCGCACCTCGGGCATGTCTTCGAGGGGGAGGGGTATCCGACCCCGACCGACCAGCGGTACTGCATCAACAGCATCTCGCTGCGACTTACCGCCGACGAGGGCTGA
- a CDS encoding MAB_1171c family putative transporter, with product MNGLIYYISAGILWAGFAAQVPGLWHDWRDPLKRALCAVIFLAGFCFALGAPPTVGFLNGAIGVPNAAACVTYAALNAFSAASLVLIVHWRGADSPDHVRRISHGWLITYAVVIAGQVALFAAGDAPVERRTDFDTYYADTPFVREMIVLYLLAHLAAASTTTILCWRWTLQISGWTRRALAVLALGWLCTSAYGVVKLIAVAGRWGGQQWDPLSTRLAPMLVTVGAALTSAGYILPLLGPRIDSLVAFLRLGPLFRLVGSRSGKRHTVLSWRSLGNVELRLTHRTTAIRDGLRDVSVHFDEGVRERAYRQALSVGSSTAEAQAIGDAAMVAVAALSDPRRRAPRLDPAVLDSVALDAIAGFTGPVVGAQTLDTGQPSLIRMSRAVRAAIVEGAVRAERAHSRQA from the coding sequence GTGAACGGATTGATCTACTACATATCCGCCGGGATCCTGTGGGCGGGCTTCGCAGCCCAGGTGCCCGGCCTGTGGCACGACTGGCGCGATCCGCTCAAACGCGCCCTCTGCGCCGTGATCTTCCTCGCCGGTTTCTGCTTCGCCCTCGGCGCCCCGCCCACCGTCGGCTTCCTCAACGGCGCCATCGGTGTGCCCAACGCCGCGGCGTGTGTCACCTACGCGGCCCTGAACGCGTTCTCCGCCGCCTCCCTCGTCCTGATCGTCCACTGGCGCGGTGCCGACAGCCCGGACCACGTACGGCGTATCTCGCACGGCTGGCTGATCACGTACGCGGTGGTGATCGCGGGTCAGGTCGCCCTCTTCGCCGCCGGTGACGCGCCGGTCGAGCGCCGCACGGACTTCGACACCTACTACGCGGACACGCCGTTCGTCCGGGAGATGATCGTCCTCTATCTCCTGGCCCACTTGGCGGCGGCCTCCACCACCACGATCCTGTGCTGGCGCTGGACCCTCCAGATCAGCGGATGGACACGGCGGGCGCTGGCCGTGCTCGCCCTCGGGTGGCTGTGCACGAGCGCGTACGGGGTCGTCAAGCTGATCGCGGTCGCCGGGCGGTGGGGCGGGCAGCAGTGGGATCCGCTGAGCACGCGCCTCGCGCCGATGCTGGTCACCGTGGGCGCCGCCCTCACGTCGGCCGGGTACATCCTGCCGCTGTTGGGGCCGCGTATCGACAGCCTCGTCGCCTTCCTGCGGCTCGGCCCGCTCTTCCGGCTCGTCGGCTCCCGGAGCGGCAAGCGTCACACGGTGCTGTCCTGGCGGTCCCTCGGCAACGTCGAGCTTCGGCTGACCCACCGTACGACGGCCATCCGCGACGGCCTCAGGGACGTGTCCGTGCACTTCGACGAGGGGGTCCGGGAGCGGGCCTACCGCCAGGCGCTGTCCGTCGGTTCCAGCACGGCCGAGGCGCAGGCCATCGGCGACGCCGCGATGGTGGCCGTGGCCGCGCTGTCCGACCCTCGCCGGCGCGCCCCGCGTCTCGACCCGGCCGTCCTGGACAGCGTCGCCCTCGACGCCATCGCCGGATTCACCGGGCCAGTGGTCGGCGCGCAGACCCTGGACACCGGCCAGCCGTCCCTGATCCGGATGTCCCGAGCCGTACGCGCCGCCATCGTCGAGGGCGCGGTCCGCGCCGAACGCGCGCACAGCCGTCAGGCGTGA